A single Natranaerobius thermophilus JW/NM-WN-LF DNA region contains:
- a CDS encoding ABC transporter ATP-binding protein: MNSTLLELKNLKTHFNTPDGTVSAVDDVNFQISTGETVGIVGESGCGKSVTSLSIMRLLPDTAQISGEISFRGEDLLQKSESQMRQIRGNEMSMIFQEPMTSLNPVYTIGNQISETLRLHQGLDKKQAFNKAIEYLNMVGIPSPKQRAREYPHQLSGGMQQRAMIAMALSCNPQLLIADEPTTALDVTIQAQILELMKDLKQRLSTAIIMITHDLAVVAEMCERVIVMYSGKVVEIANIRELFKTPFHPYTEGLIKSIPKLHSKTDFLYEIEGTVPNPLELPQGCKFHNRCDYASEKCQTQEPELIEQENNHFVRCFYPRNVGGGDL, translated from the coding sequence GTGAACTCCACTTTGCTGGAATTAAAAAATTTAAAAACTCATTTTAATACCCCAGATGGTACAGTCTCTGCTGTCGACGATGTCAACTTTCAGATAAGCACGGGAGAAACTGTGGGGATAGTGGGAGAATCGGGTTGTGGAAAAAGTGTAACTTCTTTATCTATAATGAGGCTTTTACCCGATACTGCCCAGATATCCGGTGAAATTTCATTTAGGGGAGAGGATTTACTGCAAAAAAGTGAATCACAAATGCGACAAATTCGTGGCAATGAAATGTCTATGATCTTTCAAGAACCCATGACATCATTAAACCCAGTTTACACTATTGGTAATCAAATTTCAGAAACACTGAGATTGCATCAAGGCCTTGATAAAAAACAAGCTTTTAATAAAGCAATAGAGTATTTAAATATGGTTGGCATTCCATCACCTAAGCAAAGGGCTAGGGAATATCCTCATCAGTTAAGTGGTGGTATGCAACAGAGAGCAATGATTGCCATGGCTTTATCCTGTAACCCCCAATTGTTAATTGCTGATGAACCGACCACTGCATTAGATGTTACAATCCAGGCTCAAATTTTAGAGCTGATGAAGGATTTAAAGCAAAGATTATCGACTGCTATTATCATGATAACTCATGACCTGGCAGTTGTAGCTGAAATGTGTGAACGAGTTATCGTAATGTACAGTGGGAAAGTAGTTGAAATTGCCAATATTAGAGAATTGTTTAAAACCCCTTTTCACCCTTATACAGAAGGTCTGATCAAATCTATACCTAAATTACATTCTAAAACAGATTTTTTATACGAAATAGAGGGAACTGTCCCTAATCCATTAGAATTACCCCAGGGTTGTAAATTCCATAACCGCTGTGATTATGCTTCCGAAAAATGCCAAACACAAGAACCAGAACTGATAGAACAGGAAAATAACCATTTTGTCAGATGTTTTTACCCAAGAAATGTCGGAGGGGGTGACCTGTAG
- a CDS encoding ABC transporter permease, protein MSNPQEETLKKIDKLKTENTKTKNKSFKSDAIRRFKQSPTGIIGLIIIALFLFIAVFGPYITPHDPFDQDISKSHDPPSLEHPMGNDFLGRDVFSRVIYGSRISVFVGVTVILIRMLIGIPIGLISGYYGGIVESILMRIVDAVIAFPGIILALAIMAARGQGLENVILALSVTGWTTFARLVRSEVLSLREREYIQAARGVGFHDIKVMVRHILPNCMASIIVYSTMTIAVVIIAEASLSFLGLGAGAEQVTWGIQMSMEREYLRYAWWGVTFPGLAIATIVLGFNLLGDALRDVLDPRLKE, encoded by the coding sequence ATGTCAAATCCACAAGAAGAGACTTTAAAAAAAATTGACAAATTGAAAACGGAAAATACCAAAACTAAAAATAAAAGTTTTAAATCAGATGCCATTAGAAGATTTAAACAAAGTCCCACTGGTATAATAGGATTGATAATTATAGCCTTATTTCTGTTTATAGCTGTGTTCGGGCCCTATATCACACCCCATGATCCCTTTGACCAGGATATATCTAAATCCCATGATCCGCCCAGTTTAGAACATCCAATGGGCAATGACTTTTTGGGAAGGGATGTTTTTAGTAGAGTAATATATGGTTCTAGAATTTCTGTATTTGTAGGAGTGACTGTGATACTAATAAGAATGTTAATTGGTATACCAATTGGCTTGATTTCTGGGTACTATGGCGGTATTGTTGAATCAATCCTTATGAGAATTGTTGATGCAGTAATTGCCTTTCCTGGCATTATCCTTGCTTTAGCTATAATGGCTGCGAGAGGGCAGGGTTTGGAAAATGTTATTTTAGCTCTATCAGTTACTGGTTGGACAACCTTTGCCAGATTGGTTCGAAGTGAAGTATTATCTTTGCGTGAACGAGAGTACATCCAAGCTGCCAGAGGTGTCGGGTTTCACGATATAAAGGTAATGGTCCGTCATATATTGCCTAACTGTATGGCCAGTATTATAGTATACTCCACTATGACTATAGCTGTAGTCATAATAGCCGAAGCAAGTTTGAGTTTTTTAGGATTAGGTGCTGGTGCTGAACAGGTCACCTGGGGAATTCAAATGTCAATGGAACGTGAATACTTGCGGTACGCCTGGTGGGGAGTCACCTTTCCTGGATTAGCAATTGCGACTATAGTTTTAGGGTTTAATTTACTAGGTGATGCTCTTAGAGATGTGCTAGATCCCAGGCTAAAAGAATAA
- a CDS encoding ABC transporter ATP-binding protein has protein sequence METNSPNNLMTVKNLKKHFPIKGGILSRTIGHVKAVDDISFNIKKGETLGLVGESGCGKSTTGKMLMRLLEPTAGEAYFEDQDVFKFKRKNLKNYRRKVQMIFQDPFSSLQPRATVEDMLGEILKYHGMAKDSTEVRSRVIELMEMVGLSSYHIGRYPHEFSGGQRQRIGIARALSLEPEMIICDEPVSALDVSIQSQIINLLKRLQQELELTYLFIAHDLSVVQHISDRVGVMYLGKIMELTSVDELFDNPLHPYTRSLLEAIPTPDPDATTVRAVVKGDVPSASNPPSGCVFHTRCPESHERCSQQKPSFNKVKADHYVYCHLYE, from the coding sequence GTGGAAACTAATAGTCCCAACAATTTAATGACAGTAAAGAATCTAAAAAAACACTTTCCCATAAAAGGCGGTATTTTGTCCAGAACTATAGGCCATGTTAAAGCCGTAGATGATATCAGCTTTAATATTAAAAAAGGTGAAACTTTGGGTCTAGTTGGAGAATCGGGATGTGGAAAATCAACTACTGGAAAGATGTTGATGAGATTGTTAGAACCCACTGCAGGTGAAGCGTATTTTGAAGACCAGGATGTCTTTAAATTTAAGAGAAAAAACTTGAAAAATTATCGTAGAAAAGTTCAAATGATATTCCAAGATCCCTTTTCCTCCTTGCAGCCCAGGGCTACTGTGGAAGACATGCTGGGTGAAATTTTAAAGTATCATGGTATGGCCAAGGATAGTACTGAAGTTCGTAGTCGAGTCATAGAATTAATGGAAATGGTTGGTTTGTCCAGCTATCATATCGGAAGATATCCTCATGAATTTAGTGGTGGACAAAGGCAGAGGATTGGCATTGCCAGGGCTTTATCTCTGGAACCGGAAATGATCATCTGTGATGAACCTGTTAGTGCTCTTGATGTTTCGATTCAAAGTCAAATTATTAATTTGTTAAAAAGGCTTCAGCAGGAATTAGAGTTGACATATTTATTCATTGCCCATGACCTATCAGTGGTCCAGCATATTTCTGATCGAGTAGGTGTTATGTATCTCGGTAAAATAATGGAATTAACCAGTGTGGATGAGCTGTTTGACAATCCTTTACACCCCTATACTAGATCACTGTTGGAAGCAATACCCACACCAGATCCCGATGCAACCACGGTAAGAGCTGTAGTTAAAGGTGATGTTCCCAGTGCCAGTAATCCTCCTTCAGGTTGTGTGTTTCATACTCGTTGTCCTGAAAGCCATGAAAGGTGTTCCCAACAAAAACCTTCTTTTAATAAAGTGAAGGCCGATCATTATGTATATTGTCATTTATATGAATAA